One Chryseobacterium sp. StRB126 genomic region harbors:
- a CDS encoding DUF2931 family protein, whose protein sequence is MKRIKNIALLLLSLLLIISCGPKDKFEWNAAWSAPKFYGNGGPFVEFFYQGKSIAGASANIGADPGWGTTSGGYARGDIFKPVPDSVFVKWICAIDGYRYEGGSKLPREMMVELFKNGWNSKGEKENYTQIIAGFAPGGNVAVWMSGQGNNKKIINFKAKNKGIWKESEEAEKVEKEILSSDKFINSEVNIYHYLHGVPYSAWEKGDKQYKYDLGFSSEEDYKYSITYYSKDGSVYFLDSTPYFLKWSNRFASYPKNPNPSHQLKLPVQMDLIWHSYDKESRWFEGSVVLPQNLQGTFEKGHYDRMIVTIPKDTGGDFVEGVVYFVNKQKQDQVMRFRLGRFNDEQKKLMSPKYTLPKGFVVPKWEGRIPLQKPTDLEYWQEE, encoded by the coding sequence ATGAAAAGAATAAAAAACATAGCATTATTGTTGCTAAGTTTATTGTTAATAATAAGCTGTGGGCCTAAGGATAAATTCGAATGGAATGCTGCATGGTCAGCACCTAAATTTTATGGAAATGGAGGTCCATTTGTTGAATTTTTTTATCAAGGGAAAAGTATTGCTGGTGCTTCGGCTAATATTGGAGCAGATCCTGGCTGGGGGACTACTAGCGGAGGTTATGCTAGAGGAGACATTTTTAAGCCTGTTCCGGATAGTGTTTTTGTGAAATGGATTTGCGCCATAGATGGTTATCGGTATGAAGGCGGATCTAAACTTCCTAGAGAAATGATGGTTGAATTATTTAAAAATGGCTGGAATTCTAAGGGAGAAAAAGAAAATTATACTCAGATTATCGCAGGTTTTGCTCCTGGAGGGAATGTAGCGGTTTGGATGTCTGGGCAAGGAAATAATAAAAAAATAATAAACTTTAAAGCCAAAAATAAAGGAATTTGGAAAGAAAGTGAAGAGGCAGAAAAGGTTGAAAAGGAGATTCTTTCTTCAGATAAATTTATTAATTCTGAAGTTAACATATATCATTATTTGCATGGAGTACCCTATTCAGCTTGGGAAAAAGGGGATAAACAATATAAATATGATCTAGGTTTTAGCAGTGAAGAAGATTATAAATATTCAATCACTTATTATTCAAAAGATGGAAGTGTTTATTTTTTAGATTCTACACCTTACTTTTTAAAATGGTCTAATCGTTTTGCCAGTTATCCCAAAAATCCTAATCCATCACATCAGTTAAAACTCCCTGTGCAAATGGATTTGATTTGGCATTCTTATGATAAAGAATCACGTTGGTTTGAAGGAAGTGTGGTTTTGCCACAAAATCTTCAGGGAACATTTGAAAAAGGCCATTATGATCGAATGATTGTGACAATTCCTAAAGATACTGGAGGTGACTTTGTTGAAGGGGTTGTTTATTTTGTTAACAAGCAGAAGCAGGATCAGGTGATGCGTTTTCGCTTAGGAAGATTTAATGATGAACAGAAAAAACTAATGTCTCCCAAATACACTCTTCCCAAAGGTTTTGTAGTTCCGAAATGGGAAGGCAGAATCCCCCTTCAAAAGCCAACAGATTTAGAATATTGGCAGGAAGAATAA
- a CDS encoding DUF2931 family protein, whose translation MRNKIKNIVLFLPNLLLIISCGPKDKFEWNAGISAPIYYGASGPFVEYFYKGKSIAGASSGGIEPGWGLTSGGYTGGDIYKSVPDSISVSWICDADGIQYKVGHKLPREKMLNLFKNRVVDSYGEKLAYSQIVAGFAPGGNVTVWMRRGGSGTEVTHFKAKNIGIWKENDKSYKKYVEEHEKVSEGFKIANIYRYFHGIPYSVWEKGEKTYKYDIGFSSEENRDFYESVTAFSKDGSYIFLNENQFIIPYKDWLSNHIMDGVKEGKLPVHTVVQWISEDDKQWYKGEIVFPVDFQNTFESFYQKNKNVHIVYVMDKLNASGNYTFGTIWLQSSTSKERIMKFRLAKLNNETRKYDVSKYTIPKGFVVPKWEGRIPLQKPTDLEYWQEE comes from the coding sequence ATGAGGAATAAAATAAAAAACATAGTATTATTCTTACCAAATTTATTATTAATAATAAGCTGTGGGCCTAAGGATAAATTCGAATGGAATGCAGGAATTTCCGCACCCATATATTATGGAGCATCAGGTCCGTTTGTAGAATATTTTTATAAAGGAAAAAGTATTGCTGGGGCTTCTTCTGGGGGAATAGAACCTGGTTGGGGTTTAACGAGTGGAGGGTATACAGGTGGTGATATTTACAAATCCGTTCCGGATAGTATATCAGTAAGTTGGATTTGTGATGCAGATGGAATTCAATATAAAGTTGGTCATAAATTACCAAGAGAAAAAATGCTCAACTTGTTTAAAAATAGAGTAGTAGATTCTTATGGTGAAAAATTAGCTTATAGTCAGATAGTTGCAGGTTTTGCCCCAGGAGGGAATGTAACAGTTTGGATGAGAAGAGGAGGTTCAGGTACCGAGGTTACTCATTTTAAGGCAAAGAATATAGGAATATGGAAAGAAAACGATAAGAGTTATAAGAAATATGTTGAAGAACATGAAAAGGTATCCGAAGGATTTAAAATTGCCAATATATATAGGTATTTTCATGGTATTCCATATTCAGTTTGGGAAAAAGGCGAAAAGACGTACAAATATGATATAGGATTTAGCAGTGAAGAGAATCGTGATTTTTACGAATCAGTTACAGCTTTTTCAAAAGACGGTAGTTATATATTTCTAAATGAGAATCAATTTATTATTCCTTACAAGGATTGGTTATCTAATCATATTATGGACGGTGTGAAAGAAGGCAAGCTGCCTGTTCATACAGTAGTTCAATGGATCTCAGAAGATGATAAACAATGGTATAAAGGAGAGATTGTTTTCCCTGTTGATTTTCAAAATACTTTTGAATCGTTTTATCAGAAGAATAAAAATGTTCATATTGTGTACGTAATGGATAAGTTGAATGCTTCTGGAAATTACACGTTTGGAACAATCTGGCTACAAAGTTCAACTTCAAAAGAACGTATTATGAAATTCCGATTAGCTAAACTCAATAATGAGACGAGAAAATATGATGTTTCAAAATATACTATTCCCAAAGGTTTTGTAGTTCCGAAATGGGAAGGCAGAATCCCACTTCAAAAGCCAACAGATTTAGAATATTGGCAGGAAGAATAA
- a CDS encoding DUF2931 family protein, whose translation MKEKNGILRSIIMINRIKDIIIISLGLSLVVSCQPKDKFEWNAAWSAPKFYGNGGPFVEFFYQGKSIAGASASIGADPGWGLTSGGYAGGDIFKPVPDSVFVKWICAIDGYRYEGGSKLPKDKMLDLFKNGRDSKEEKYSQIIAGFAPGGNVTVWMSGQGNNKEIINFKAENKGVWKESEEAEKIEKEILSSEKFINSEVNIYRYLHGVPYSVWEKGEKTYKYDIGFSSEENRDFYESVTAFSKDGSYIFLNENQFIIPYKDWLSNHIMDGVKEGKLPVHTVVQWISEDDKQWYKGEIVFPVDFQNTFESFYQKNKNVHIVYVMDKLNASGNYTFGTIWLQSSTSKECIMKFRLAKLNNETRKYDVSKYTLPKGFVVPKWEGRIPLQKPTDLEYWQEE comes from the coding sequence ATGAAAGAGAAAAATGGTATCCTTAGATCGATAATAATGATAAACAGAATAAAAGATATAATAATAATTTCATTGGGTCTGTCTTTAGTAGTAAGTTGTCAGCCAAAGGATAAATTTGAATGGAATGCTGCATGGTCAGCACCTAAATTTTATGGAAATGGAGGTCCATTTGTTGAATTTTTTTATCAGGGAAAAAGTATCGCTGGAGCCTCTGCAAGTATTGGTGCAGATCCTGGTTGGGGCTTAACGAGTGGCGGTTATGCAGGGGGAGACATTTTTAAACCTGTTCCAGATAGTGTTTTTGTAAAATGGATTTGTGCTATAGATGGTTATCGTTATGAAGGTGGATCTAAGCTTCCCAAAGATAAAATGTTAGACTTGTTTAAAAATGGCAGAGATTCTAAGGAAGAAAAATATAGTCAGATTATTGCAGGCTTTGCCCCAGGGGGAAATGTAACAGTTTGGATGTCTGGGCAAGGAAATAATAAAGAAATAATAAACTTTAAAGCCGAAAACAAAGGAGTTTGGAAAGAAAGTGAAGAGGCAGAAAAGATTGAAAAAGAGATTCTTTCTTCAGAAAAATTTATTAATTCAGAAGTTAACATATATCGTTATCTGCATGGTGTACCTTATTCAGTTTGGGAAAAAGGCGAAAAGACGTACAAATATGATATAGGATTTAGCAGTGAAGAGAATCGTGATTTTTACGAATCAGTTACAGCTTTTTCAAAAGACGGTAGTTATATATTTCTAAATGAGAATCAATTTATTATTCCTTACAAGGATTGGTTATCTAATCATATTATGGACGGTGTGAAAGAAGGCAAGCTGCCTGTTCATACAGTAGTTCAATGGATCTCAGAAGATGATAAACAATGGTATAAAGGAGAGATTGTTTTCCCTGTTGATTTTCAAAATACTTTTGAATCGTTTTATCAGAAGAATAAAAATGTTCATATTGTGTACGTAATGGATAAGTTGAATGCTTCTGGAAATTACACATTTGGAACAATCTGGCTACAAAGTTCAACTTCAAAAGAATGTATTATGAAATTCCGATTAGCTAAACTCAATAATGAGACGAGAAAATATGATGTTTCAAAATATACTCTTCCCAAAGGTTTTGTAGTTCCGAAATGGGAAGGCAGAATCCCCCTTCAAAAGCCAACAGATTTAGAATATTGGCAGGAAGAATAA
- a CDS encoding phospholipase effector Tle1 domain-containing protein, whose protein sequence is MSRTRIVNGKYTKVTEKGYNLYSEGNTNINALGLNNLNADKDIHHGSAVEKAPAYQPKDSVNVFIGMFFDGTGNNRYNSDKTYYSKINSGETYYKNDTVPQEYYETIKDPKTGKQKKIKISDRDSYWNPYSNVAKLFDLYKEKLEAAKDDEYPEYGEYAILKQYVEGIGTKQDKEDDIAGSCAGRGDWGVIGRVEEGIKTVIENEFKGISKNKKINKIVFDVFGFSRGAAAARHFCNEVKKSAKYDTAMRDEMDIKMGRPKISYVSEHAGGLFGKRLRKAGYQPVGETFTIEIRFLGVFDTVVSDMVVKENIGYKVAGVLIKNPLTVPYSIAAFLGQASLQDIKTKVSGLGIKKIFHITAHNEWRKNFALTPTEEGYTISMLGAHSDIGGGYAHLDKYTAVLDYFDVKVGDDKTLKEKEKIRQFYINQRISTEKEIAFRNTYDHVKETTITSAGVGTREIKAEPDFPDKEKTVSKSSYYQIFQTKESDHYILEDSRYISNKYSLVAMYMMLQKGIDNKVPFYKDYKEAIAKGNKVDHPFEHEIPDTDKYKDLKQYMDLMLEESKKEGVGNYTVPSEIYQHICNHYIHLSANFGGLAAIGVKTGDHHLLENVGFVNQPVVPKVDKDGNIYYEREKWYP, encoded by the coding sequence ATGAGCAGAACAAGAATTGTTAACGGGAAATATACCAAAGTAACCGAAAAAGGGTATAACCTATACTCTGAAGGAAATACCAATATTAATGCATTAGGTTTGAATAATCTGAATGCAGATAAAGATATTCATCATGGATCCGCAGTGGAAAAAGCTCCGGCATATCAGCCTAAAGACTCTGTCAATGTTTTTATCGGGATGTTTTTTGATGGCACAGGAAATAACAGGTATAATTCTGATAAAACCTATTACAGTAAGATTAATTCCGGAGAAACCTATTATAAAAATGATACCGTTCCCCAGGAATATTACGAAACCATAAAAGATCCCAAAACCGGAAAGCAGAAAAAGATTAAAATCTCAGACCGCGACAGCTACTGGAATCCCTATTCTAATGTTGCAAAACTTTTTGACCTCTATAAAGAGAAATTAGAAGCAGCCAAAGATGATGAATATCCGGAATATGGAGAATATGCTATTTTGAAACAGTATGTAGAAGGAATAGGAACGAAACAGGATAAGGAAGACGATATTGCAGGTTCCTGTGCAGGGAGAGGAGATTGGGGAGTAATTGGCAGGGTAGAGGAAGGGATTAAAACTGTAATAGAAAATGAGTTTAAGGGTATTTCTAAAAATAAAAAAATTAATAAGATTGTATTTGACGTTTTCGGATTCAGCCGGGGAGCTGCAGCAGCAAGACATTTTTGTAATGAAGTCAAAAAGTCTGCAAAATACGATACGGCGATGCGGGATGAAATGGATATTAAAATGGGACGCCCCAAGATCTCTTATGTTTCAGAACATGCAGGTGGTCTCTTTGGAAAAAGACTGCGCAAAGCAGGATATCAACCAGTGGGAGAGACCTTTACCATAGAAATCCGTTTTCTGGGGGTATTTGATACAGTGGTTTCCGATATGGTCGTGAAAGAAAATATAGGATATAAAGTAGCGGGAGTTTTGATTAAAAATCCTTTAACTGTTCCTTATAGTATTGCCGCATTTCTGGGACAAGCTTCGCTTCAGGACATTAAAACGAAAGTATCAGGATTGGGAATCAAAAAGATTTTCCATATTACCGCCCATAATGAATGGCGGAAAAATTTTGCATTAACTCCCACAGAAGAAGGCTATACTATATCGATGCTGGGCGCCCATTCGGATATAGGAGGCGGCTATGCCCATCTGGATAAATACACTGCCGTTTTGGATTATTTTGATGTGAAAGTAGGAGATGATAAAACCCTTAAAGAAAAGGAAAAAATAAGACAGTTTTATATCAATCAGCGCATCTCTACGGAAAAAGAGATTGCATTTAGAAATACGTACGATCATGTAAAAGAAACAACAATAACGAGTGCAGGAGTGGGAACACGGGAGATCAAAGCAGAGCCGGATTTCCCGGATAAAGAAAAAACAGTATCCAAAAGTTCCTATTACCAAATATTTCAAACCAAAGAATCAGACCATTATATTCTGGAAGATTCCCGATATATTTCTAATAAATACAGTTTAGTGGCCATGTATATGATGTTGCAGAAAGGAATAGATAATAAAGTACCTTTTTATAAAGACTATAAAGAAGCTATAGCTAAAGGTAATAAAGTTGACCATCCTTTTGAACATGAAATCCCAGATACGGATAAATATAAAGACTTGAAGCAATATATGGATCTGATGCTGGAGGAAAGTAAAAAAGAAGGGGTTGGAAATTATACGGTCCCTTCAGAAATATATCAACATATCTGTAACCATTATATCCATCTTTCTGCTAACTTTGGAGGACTCGCTGCAATAGGTGTTAAAACGGGAGATCATCATCTTCTTGAAAACGTAGGTTTTGTCAACCAACCCGTAGTACCTAAAGTGGATAAAGATGGTAATATTTATTATGAAAGAGAAAAATGGTATCCTTAG
- a CDS encoding type VI secretion system Vgr family protein: MKKNTTSERVSFNDGYRAPDNAQAVKENNTAGINRIVKLSAVINGEIISSFKHFKLKQSTVTHHEFELTLAHDALSEKQGHQLEQANTFLGKRLTIKIAYKDFETKNSPERVFVGIITKVGFSQEAHSLGNIVLKGFSPTILLDGAPHTQSFGGSQPVNTGIIADEVIKQGIDPFWYDFRVNAKASSQIVYSSQYNETHYNYLCRLAEAYGEQFFYDGEVLHFGNMPAPATPLELISGSNASNIHTELRALHTQPGYYGYNSSKNAMLTSGETPLKHMGSLAKTAYTNNENIFKTPSLQPAPIKAATDMDVVNSQTGAWGSKGVDVFVVSGDTTIPFLYPGCTADLYLRKPDSSKTGYFTKLMMTEVTHEIDTLGHYKGSFEAIASDTGYIPKPEFTTPFAETQPAVVISNEDPLGQGRVQVKFLWQLNETTDFIRVMSPDAGGTDQITQNRGYVAIPEVGDQVMVGFVHNHPDRPFVMGGMFHGGVALGGGVNNHLKSIQTRSGIRILMNDAEGSVNIVDPSGNNYFMDGKGNITVSAPNDINFNAGGNLNINVGQNMSTSVGMNKTDTVTMNHSESVGMIKTSSVIGDSQVFITGKLTEFIEGDVHSEVKQERNEISRKEMNFSTEENFTSHTKSSIFMNSGEKGHNH, from the coding sequence ATGAAAAAAAATACGACTTCAGAACGCGTATCCTTTAATGATGGATACCGTGCACCTGATAATGCTCAGGCAGTAAAAGAAAATAATACAGCAGGAATCAACCGCATTGTCAAACTTTCTGCAGTAATCAACGGAGAAATCATTTCAAGTTTTAAACATTTTAAGTTAAAGCAAAGCACTGTAACCCATCACGAATTTGAGTTAACGCTGGCTCATGATGCCTTATCTGAAAAACAAGGACATCAGTTGGAACAGGCCAATACATTCTTAGGAAAACGTCTGACCATTAAAATTGCTTATAAAGATTTTGAAACAAAAAATAGCCCTGAGAGAGTTTTTGTGGGAATCATTACCAAAGTAGGTTTTAGTCAGGAAGCTCATAGTTTGGGAAATATTGTTTTAAAAGGCTTCAGTCCTACCATTCTTTTGGATGGTGCTCCCCATACCCAGAGCTTTGGAGGATCTCAGCCTGTGAATACAGGAATTATAGCCGATGAGGTAATCAAACAGGGGATAGATCCGTTCTGGTATGATTTTAGGGTAAATGCCAAAGCCTCGTCGCAAATTGTCTACAGCTCCCAGTACAATGAAACACATTATAATTATTTATGCAGATTGGCAGAAGCTTATGGGGAACAGTTTTTCTATGACGGAGAAGTTCTGCATTTCGGAAATATGCCCGCTCCGGCAACTCCTCTTGAATTAATAAGCGGAAGTAATGCCTCAAATATTCATACTGAACTTAGAGCACTTCATACCCAGCCTGGTTATTATGGATATAACAGCAGTAAAAATGCCATGCTGACTTCAGGAGAAACCCCTTTAAAGCATATGGGAAGTCTTGCCAAAACCGCTTATACAAATAATGAAAACATTTTTAAGACCCCTTCACTTCAGCCGGCTCCCATTAAGGCAGCTACCGATATGGATGTGGTGAATTCCCAGACGGGTGCATGGGGCAGTAAAGGGGTAGATGTGTTTGTAGTATCCGGTGATACCACAATACCGTTTCTATATCCGGGCTGTACAGCAGATCTTTATCTGAGAAAGCCAGATTCCAGCAAAACAGGGTATTTCACAAAACTCATGATGACAGAAGTTACCCATGAAATAGATACTTTAGGACATTATAAAGGAAGTTTTGAAGCCATAGCCTCAGATACTGGATATATTCCCAAACCTGAATTTACAACTCCTTTTGCAGAAACACAGCCGGCAGTAGTGATCTCCAACGAAGATCCTTTGGGACAGGGACGTGTACAAGTAAAATTTCTGTGGCAGCTTAATGAAACTACAGACTTTATCAGAGTGATGAGCCCGGATGCAGGCGGAACAGATCAGATCACTCAAAACAGAGGCTATGTAGCCATTCCTGAAGTAGGAGATCAGGTAATGGTAGGATTTGTACATAACCATCCGGATCGTCCTTTCGTGATGGGCGGAATGTTTCACGGCGGAGTTGCCCTTGGCGGTGGAGTGAATAACCATTTAAAATCTATTCAGACCAGAAGCGGTATTCGTATTCTGATGAATGATGCAGAAGGAAGTGTGAATATTGTAGATCCAAGTGGTAACAACTATTTCATGGACGGCAAAGGAAACATCACTGTATCTGCACCTAATGATATCAACTTCAATGCAGGAGGAAACCTCAATATCAATGTGGGACAAAATATGTCTACCAGCGTTGGGATGAATAAAACAGATACTGTGACAATGAACCATAGTGAAAGTGTGGGCATGATAAAAACCTCTTCTGTGATAGGAGATTCCCAGGTTTTCATTACAGGAAAACTCACTGAATTTATAGAAGGAGATGTGCACAGTGAAGTAAAACAGGAGCGTAATGAAATTTCAAGAAAAGAAATGAATTTCAGTACAGAAGAAAATTTTACAAGCCATACGAAAAGTTCAATCTTTATGAATAGCGGCGAAAAAGGTCATAATCACTAA
- a CDS encoding DUF3828 domain-containing protein, with the protein MIRPLFLYASFIFCFIACSKTTPPPSTEKKLITEKVNQLYNQYGKSNEAVYHQPISKDLFSPELKNILETAINASKADIEKVKNSDHPDEKPLIFEGAIFSSLYEGYTGYTIKSITVHNKTAEALILFEYNMASPKVSWTDRIQLIDSDKGWKIDNIIFDKKINHSKDLKKSLIDFIQYTKQYKSRFKSGLIFYGH; encoded by the coding sequence ATGATACGACCACTTTTTCTATATGCAAGCTTCATCTTCTGTTTTATTGCCTGCAGTAAAACAACACCTCCTCCATCCACTGAAAAAAAACTGATTACAGAAAAAGTAAATCAGCTTTACAATCAATATGGAAAATCTAATGAAGCAGTGTATCATCAGCCTATTTCGAAGGATCTATTTTCTCCGGAATTGAAAAATATATTAGAAACTGCAATCAATGCTTCAAAAGCTGATATTGAGAAAGTTAAAAACAGCGATCATCCGGATGAGAAGCCTTTGATCTTTGAAGGTGCTATATTTTCAAGTTTATATGAAGGATATACTGGCTACACCATCAAAAGTATTACTGTTCACAACAAAACAGCAGAAGCGCTTATACTATTTGAATATAATATGGCCTCTCCAAAGGTATCATGGACTGATAGAATACAACTTATTGATTCTGATAAAGGATGGAAAATTGATAATATTATTTTTGATAAAAAAATTAACCATTCGAAGGATCTTAAAAAGAGCCTAATCGATTTCATCCAATATACAAAACAATATAAAAGCCGCTTCAAAAGCGGCTTGATTTTTTATGGACACTGA
- a CDS encoding bacteriocin-like protein, giving the protein MKNLKKLTKVDLKSVYGGQPKQYCTYCEWANKVFCSEIPIVQCP; this is encoded by the coding sequence ATGAAAAATTTAAAGAAACTGACTAAAGTAGATTTGAAGTCAGTGTACGGAGGACAGCCAAAACAATATTGTACATATTGCGAGTGGGCAAATAAAGTGTTTTGCAGCGAAATTCCAATCGTTCAGTGTCCATAA